A DNA window from Sediminitomix flava contains the following coding sequences:
- a CDS encoding NAD-dependent succinate-semialdehyde dehydrogenase → MKFESINPFTGEKIAEYDKLDEVQLLEKLADSETAFPLWKRKSFSQKAELFQNLASILEERKEQLAELISLEMGKLREEAEAEILKCALVCRFYAENAASFLQAKEVTNELGFNYIHYDAIGGILAIMPWNFPFWQVFRFSSPALMAGNVVLLKHAPNVFGCAQMIEQLFEEAGFEKGVFQSLIVDVEEVETIMEHDHVQGVALTGSEKAGASVAMLAGKNIKRSVLELGGSDPFIVMADANIDTAVKVAVQSRMSNAGQACINAKRFLVAQEVYDEFVRKAKAIIEKLKVGNPLLADTNFSCLARIDLAENLERQLEESLEEGAKLEIGGRRDGTSFEPTLLSNVKDNMTVFREETFGPLMCVAQFDTKERALQIANASEYGLGASVWTSDKQTAMFFAQNIETGNVFINNLVKSDPRFPFGGVKRSGYGRELAEEGIKEFVNIKRIFVPKDL, encoded by the coding sequence ATGAAGTTTGAGAGTATAAATCCTTTCACTGGAGAAAAAATAGCCGAATATGATAAACTAGATGAAGTACAGCTATTAGAAAAACTGGCAGACAGTGAAACCGCATTTCCGCTTTGGAAGCGTAAAAGCTTCTCACAAAAAGCTGAATTGTTTCAAAACTTAGCATCTATTCTTGAGGAGCGCAAGGAGCAACTAGCCGAACTCATAAGTTTAGAAATGGGAAAGCTAAGAGAGGAAGCCGAAGCTGAAATTCTCAAATGTGCTCTTGTATGTAGATTTTATGCAGAGAATGCTGCATCATTTCTACAAGCAAAAGAGGTAACGAATGAACTTGGGTTCAACTATATTCACTACGATGCCATTGGCGGTATACTTGCAATCATGCCTTGGAATTTTCCATTCTGGCAAGTTTTCAGATTTTCAAGCCCGGCTCTAATGGCAGGAAACGTAGTACTGCTAAAACACGCACCAAATGTATTTGGCTGTGCTCAAATGATTGAACAATTATTTGAAGAAGCTGGCTTTGAAAAGGGCGTCTTTCAGTCTTTGATCGTTGATGTAGAAGAAGTTGAAACAATCATGGAGCACGACCACGTACAAGGTGTTGCACTTACTGGTAGTGAAAAAGCTGGAGCCTCTGTAGCTATGCTTGCAGGTAAAAATATAAAACGATCTGTTCTAGAACTTGGAGGGAGTGACCCTTTCATTGTAATGGCTGATGCAAATATTGATACAGCAGTAAAAGTGGCTGTTCAATCTCGAATGTCAAATGCAGGACAGGCTTGTATAAATGCCAAAAGATTTTTGGTAGCCCAAGAAGTTTATGATGAATTTGTGAGAAAGGCAAAAGCAATTATTGAAAAATTGAAAGTTGGAAATCCTCTTTTAGCTGATACTAACTTTAGCTGTCTTGCACGTATAGATTTGGCCGAAAACCTAGAAAGACAATTGGAAGAAAGTCTGGAAGAGGGAGCAAAACTTGAAATTGGAGGAAGAAGAGATGGGACTAGTTTTGAACCTACATTGCTTTCAAATGTGAAAGATAACATGACCGTCTTCAGAGAAGAAACATTTGGTCCTCTGATGTGTGTCGCTCAATTTGACACCAAAGAAAGAGCGCTCCAAATTGCGAATGCTAGTGAATATGGGCTTGGTGCTTCTGTTTGGACTTCAGACAAACAAACAGCCATGTTCTTTGCTCAAAATATAGAAACGGGAAATGTATTTATTAATAATCTCGTAAAATCTGACCCTAGATTTCCTTTTGGAGGAGTAAAACGTTCGGGTTATGGACGAGAATTGGCTGAAGAAGGAATTAAGGAGTTTGTAAATATCAAACGTATCTTCGTTCCAAAAGACTTGTAA
- a CDS encoding anaerobic sulfatase maturase, with the protein MTQTFDFLTAEKEINQSKAHFHVMAKPIGPVCNLKCTYCYYLEKENIYEDKKSTPKHFKMPSAILERYIKEYISSQPIENPVVQFTWQGGEPTLLGIDYYEKAIELQEQYSDGRKIENTIQTNATLIDEEWAKFLAKHDFLVGVSIDGPEDLHDCYRVNKGEKGSWDRIMKSIELLKKYNVRFNTLTVVHSKNVKHPLRVYRFLKHIGSEWHQFLPVQDRHATDEKALLKQVADDYAGETQVTEESIKPEEWGNFLNKIFDEWVRQDVGKIFVQQFDIALEGWVGKNPSACVHAKTCGDGVALEHNGDVYTCDHYVYPQFKLGNIRDKSFTEMATSHVQRQFGNKKQDSLSSQCRNCDYLQVCNGLCPKHRWNKTKDGENIAYLCGGYKAFYKHITPYMHTMRELLKLRRAPAEIMELIKLREAELKREKKKLKKSI; encoded by the coding sequence ATGACTCAAACATTTGATTTTCTCACTGCAGAAAAAGAAATAAATCAGAGTAAAGCCCATTTTCATGTGATGGCAAAACCAATAGGCCCTGTTTGTAACCTAAAGTGTACCTATTGTTATTACCTAGAAAAAGAAAACATCTACGAAGACAAAAAATCAACGCCAAAGCATTTCAAAATGCCTAGTGCGATTTTGGAAAGATATATCAAAGAATATATTTCTTCTCAACCCATAGAAAATCCAGTAGTTCAGTTTACGTGGCAAGGTGGAGAACCTACCCTACTCGGAATTGACTATTATGAAAAAGCTATTGAGCTACAAGAACAATATTCGGATGGTCGAAAAATCGAAAATACCATCCAAACCAATGCAACTTTAATCGATGAAGAGTGGGCTAAGTTTTTAGCTAAACACGATTTCTTGGTGGGAGTTTCTATTGATGGCCCTGAAGATTTACATGATTGTTATCGCGTAAATAAAGGGGAAAAAGGCTCATGGGATCGTATCATGAAGTCTATTGAACTATTGAAAAAATATAATGTACGCTTCAATACACTTACAGTAGTTCATAGTAAAAATGTAAAGCACCCTTTGCGTGTTTACCGTTTCCTCAAACATATTGGAAGCGAATGGCACCAGTTTCTTCCTGTTCAAGATCGTCATGCAACAGATGAAAAAGCTCTTCTTAAACAAGTAGCTGATGATTATGCAGGTGAAACACAAGTAACAGAAGAAAGTATAAAACCTGAAGAATGGGGTAACTTCCTCAATAAAATCTTTGATGAATGGGTTCGTCAGGATGTAGGAAAAATCTTTGTTCAACAGTTTGACATAGCGCTAGAAGGTTGGGTCGGAAAAAATCCATCTGCCTGTGTTCATGCCAAAACTTGTGGAGATGGCGTAGCCTTAGAACACAATGGAGATGTTTATACCTGCGATCACTATGTTTACCCTCAGTTTAAACTAGGAAACATTAGAGATAAAAGCTTTACCGAGATGGCAACATCTCATGTTCAAAGACAATTCGGTAATAAGAAACAAGATAGTCTTTCATCGCAATGTAGAAACTGTGATTATCTGCAAGTTTGTAACGGTCTTTGTCCAAAACACCGTTGGAACAAGACCAAAGACGGTGAGAACATTGCCTATTTGTGCGGAGGTTACAAAGCATTCTACAAACACATCACGCCATACATGCATACCATGAGAGAACTACTCAAATTGAGAAGAGCTCCGGCAGAAATTATGGAATTAATCAAACTGCGTGAAGCAGAGTTGAAACGAGAGAAAAAGAAGCTGAAAAAAAGCATTTAA
- a CDS encoding thioredoxin family protein: MKKYLMLVLAVSFFAACQAPKTEEAKEEKKEEKTVAMSTEAPAAEGYKIGDVATDFSLKNIDDKMVSLADYPDTKGFVVIFTCNHCPYAKAYEDRIVAFDKAYKEKGYPVIAINPNDPTVQEADSFELMKVRAEEKGFTFPYLMDEGQKIYPQYGAKKTPHVYVLQKEDKGLVVKYIGAIDDNFKDASKVTEKYLENAVNALLEGKEVEVETTKAIGCSIKTAKA, from the coding sequence ATGAAAAAGTATCTAATGTTGGTTTTGGCTGTGAGTTTCTTTGCAGCTTGCCAAGCTCCGAAAACAGAGGAAGCTAAAGAAGAGAAGAAAGAAGAAAAGACTGTAGCCATGTCAACCGAAGCTCCAGCAGCAGAAGGTTACAAAATTGGTGATGTAGCTACTGATTTCAGCCTAAAAAACATTGATGATAAAATGGTTTCTTTGGCTGATTATCCTGATACAAAAGGATTTGTAGTGATTTTTACTTGTAATCACTGTCCTTATGCTAAGGCTTACGAAGATAGAATTGTAGCTTTTGACAAAGCTTACAAGGAGAAAGGTTATCCAGTAATTGCGATCAACCCGAATGACCCAACGGTACAAGAGGCAGACTCTTTTGAGTTGATGAAAGTAAGAGCTGAAGAAAAAGGATTCACTTTCCCATATTTGATGGATGAAGGACAAAAGATTTATCCGCAGTATGGAGCAAAGAAAACGCCTCACGTTTATGTATTGCAAAAAGAGGATAAGGGCTTAGTTGTGAAATACATCGGAGCAATTGATGATAACTTTAAAGATGCTAGTAAAGTAACAGAAAAGTATCTTGAAAATGCAGTAAATGCATTGTTGGAAGGTAAAGAAGTAGAGGTAGAAACTACTAAAGCAATTGGTTGTTCAATCAAGACAGCTAAAGCTTAA
- a CDS encoding TlpA family protein disulfide reductase, whose protein sequence is MKKGLYQFVVLCFSVLLLGACQSEQSKEVKEVKVFSKFEDLEAYYQPKNDKVKVINFWATWCKPCIKELPHFNALVDTHADDVDLLLVSLDFADQIDNKLLPFMERKGIKAEVVLLDDPAMNKWINEVSEEWTGGIPATLILKGDQQYFFEKEFSKEELEQTLSEIIQ, encoded by the coding sequence ATGAAAAAAGGATTGTATCAGTTTGTAGTTTTATGTTTCTCAGTATTACTCTTGGGAGCATGTCAGAGCGAGCAAAGCAAAGAGGTTAAAGAAGTAAAAGTATTCTCAAAGTTTGAAGACCTTGAAGCATATTATCAGCCAAAAAATGATAAAGTGAAGGTGATTAACTTCTGGGCTACTTGGTGCAAGCCCTGTATTAAAGAATTGCCACATTTCAATGCATTGGTAGACACACATGCCGATGATGTAGACCTACTTTTAGTAAGTCTTGATTTTGCCGATCAGATTGATAATAAGTTACTTCCATTTATGGAAAGGAAAGGGATAAAAGCAGAAGTTGTGTTGTTGGATGATCCTGCCATGAACAAATGGATCAATGAGGTTTCTGAAGAGTGGACAGGGGGTATTCCTGCAACTTTGATTTTGAAAGGAGATCAGCAGTATTTCTTTGAAAAAGAATTCTCAAAAGAAGAATTAGAACAAACACTTAGTGAGATTATTCAATAA
- a CDS encoding TonB-dependent receptor plug domain-containing protein yields MNTKTNWTKKLSLSFLALGATTLSSFAQDSDSLQTKQLNEVVISASKILQAPNEIGRSITVLNSSDIQNSIYNNAAELLSQQEGIYIVGTGQNPGSLQSMYLRGANSEHTSIFIDGVRITDPSSVDNGINLAELSLANIERIEIVRGSHSTLYGSSAIGGSINIITKRGGKKGLSGNVSAEAGTFGESTSQFTENIALNYSLGNGFYATAELYNTNVKGLDATVDTVKADIFKNRDQDNFDKLDVIGKVGYQDNKWDAFISYKKTDQISDIDDGAYRDDDNYTVDFKRDLINYQLAYRFSEKLNLNFVGGYTDMSRLALDDSSVVDTEGNTDGTFSSSEYEGSVLNNELQLRYQSDFISLIAGLSNYKETMTSRTYYYSSAWDYKSESNLDSLGIEATINSAFLHTTLNGGLVSNSLKGFNLALGGRLNDHSTFGNNFTYEINPSYKINKTLVYASYGAGFNAPALYRLYSPNQNFISEVTRGNLDLEPETSTSFELGVKQQIGKSTEITISAYQTVVDNLIEYVYLWDKEIPIEELGNDWMRNDSRGDTYINAGEQTNKGIEVTLRSQLSNQLLLTGNFSYTEGDLKYDPSYSDFTNDYYVQLYSTGDFLTKEVEVNGLVRRSNTFNASLTYIPIQKLRLSADIRHVGRRNDIFYDNSLGPWGALGQNEVDSYTLTGFTANYNIMDGLNATLRVDNLFDVDYQEIYGYTTRGRSFYLRLNYSF; encoded by the coding sequence ATGAACACTAAAACCAATTGGACAAAAAAACTGTCCTTATCATTCTTAGCACTAGGAGCAACTACATTATCCAGTTTTGCTCAAGACAGTGATTCACTCCAAACCAAACAACTGAATGAAGTTGTAATCTCTGCTTCAAAAATTTTGCAAGCCCCAAATGAAATAGGACGAAGCATAACAGTGCTCAATAGCAGCGATATTCAGAATTCGATTTATAATAATGCCGCAGAATTACTTTCTCAGCAAGAAGGTATTTACATCGTCGGAACAGGGCAAAATCCTGGTTCATTGCAAAGCATGTATCTGAGAGGCGCAAACTCAGAGCATACAAGTATTTTTATTGATGGGGTAAGAATTACAGACCCTTCTTCAGTCGATAATGGAATAAACTTAGCAGAGCTTTCTTTAGCCAATATCGAACGTATCGAGATTGTGAGAGGATCGCACTCCACACTTTATGGTTCTTCAGCGATTGGTGGTTCAATCAATATAATTACCAAAAGAGGTGGAAAGAAAGGATTAAGTGGTAATGTGAGTGCCGAAGCAGGTACTTTTGGGGAGTCTACAAGTCAGTTTACTGAAAATATTGCGTTAAACTACTCTTTAGGTAATGGCTTTTATGCTACTGCCGAACTTTACAATACGAATGTAAAAGGACTTGACGCCACTGTAGATACCGTGAAAGCGGATATTTTCAAAAACAGAGATCAAGACAACTTCGACAAATTGGATGTCATTGGTAAAGTAGGTTATCAAGACAATAAATGGGATGCTTTCATTTCTTATAAGAAAACAGATCAAATCTCCGACATTGACGACGGTGCTTACAGAGATGATGATAACTACACTGTAGATTTCAAAAGAGATTTGATCAACTACCAATTGGCATACAGATTTAGTGAAAAACTAAACTTAAACTTTGTTGGTGGCTATACAGATATGTCACGTCTTGCACTTGATGATTCATCAGTTGTAGATACAGAAGGCAATACAGATGGAACATTTTCAAGTAGTGAATATGAAGGAAGTGTTCTGAATAATGAACTTCAGTTAAGATATCAAAGTGATTTCATCTCACTTATTGCAGGTTTATCGAACTACAAAGAAACGATGACGAGTAGAACATATTATTATAGCTCTGCTTGGGATTATAAATCTGAAAGTAACTTGGATTCATTAGGGATTGAAGCGACTATTAACAGTGCCTTTTTACACACTACCTTAAACGGAGGATTAGTTTCCAACTCTCTTAAAGGTTTCAATTTAGCTCTAGGTGGTCGATTAAATGACCATAGCACTTTTGGAAATAACTTCACTTACGAAATCAATCCTTCGTATAAAATCAATAAAACATTAGTCTACGCTTCTTACGGAGCAGGTTTCAATGCTCCGGCATTATATCGTCTTTACTCTCCAAATCAAAACTTCATTTCGGAAGTCACAAGGGGTAATCTTGATCTAGAACCTGAAACTTCTACTTCTTTTGAACTTGGTGTGAAACAGCAAATAGGTAAAAGTACAGAAATTACAATCTCTGCATATCAAACCGTTGTTGACAACCTTATTGAGTATGTGTATTTGTGGGATAAAGAAATTCCTATAGAAGAGCTAGGCAATGACTGGATGAGAAATGACAGCAGAGGGGATACATACATAAACGCTGGTGAGCAAACTAATAAAGGTATTGAAGTAACACTAAGATCTCAGTTATCAAATCAACTTCTTCTTACCGGGAATTTCAGTTATACAGAAGGAGACTTGAAATACGACCCTAGCTACTCTGATTTTACCAATGACTATTATGTTCAACTTTACTCAACAGGTGACTTCCTCACCAAAGAAGTTGAAGTAAACGGCTTAGTTAGAAGATCGAATACATTCAATGCAAGTCTAACATATATCCCAATCCAAAAACTAAGATTATCTGCAGATATCAGACACGTTGGTAGAAGAAATGACATTTTCTACGACAATAGTCTTGGCCCTTGGGGTGCATTGGGTCAAAATGAAGTTGATAGCTATACACTTACAGGATTCACAGCAAACTATAATATCATGGATGGATTGAACGCTACATTACGCGTTGACAATTTGTTCGATGTAGATTATCAGGAGATCTATGGCTACACCACTAGAGGCCGATCGTTCTATCTCAGACTTAATTATTCTTTTTAA
- a CDS encoding DUF6580 family putative transport protein — protein MKKQINIRFLVLLCIILFVGIWRITFNGKDAGILANFTPIGAMALFGGAYFQQQWKAYLFPILTLFVSDVVMMTTYYAEYSNGLLYGGWYWTYGGFFLMVLIGKCIQKVSFKSVIISAIAAALTHWIVVDFGVWLGGGTDVTTGLPYTRDIQGLIKCYTLAIPFMKSMLMGNFIFGAILFGSFELAQRQFPVLKLSRS, from the coding sequence ATGAAAAAACAAATCAATATCCGCTTTCTTGTTTTACTCTGTATCATTCTATTTGTAGGCATATGGAGAATTACTTTTAATGGCAAAGACGCTGGTATTTTAGCCAACTTCACTCCAATTGGAGCAATGGCACTTTTCGGAGGAGCTTATTTTCAACAACAATGGAAAGCATACCTTTTCCCTATCCTCACGTTATTTGTCAGCGATGTAGTCATGATGACAACCTATTATGCAGAATATAGTAATGGCTTACTTTACGGCGGTTGGTACTGGACTTACGGAGGCTTTTTCTTGATGGTCTTAATCGGGAAATGCATCCAAAAAGTGAGTTTTAAAAGTGTCATTATTTCTGCAATTGCAGCAGCCTTAACCCATTGGATTGTTGTCGACTTTGGCGTTTGGCTCGGAGGTGGAACAGACGTAACCACAGGACTTCCTTACACAAGAGATATTCAAGGACTTATCAAATGCTATACACTAGCCATTCCTTTTATGAAAAGCATGCTCATGGGTAACTTCATTTTTGGAGCCATCTTATTTGGCAGTTTTGAATTAGCTCAAAGACAATTCCCTGTTTTAAAGCTCTCTAGATCATGA
- a CDS encoding bifunctional adenosylcobinamide kinase/adenosylcobinamide-phosphate guanylyltransferase produces MIYYITGGERSGKSSYAQNLALSLADTPFYVATARHWDGDFEKRIQRHVAERDERWTSIEEEKYLGNLKLEGKTVVVDCVTLWLTNWYLDTKNNVEESLEKGKIELEKLFAQKANIIIISNEIGMGIHAQTEVGRKFTELQGWMNQFIAKRADKAIFMVSGLPMKLK; encoded by the coding sequence ATGATCTACTACATCACAGGAGGTGAACGTTCGGGAAAAAGTAGCTATGCTCAAAATTTAGCTTTATCCTTAGCTGACACCCCATTTTATGTGGCTACAGCAAGACATTGGGATGGTGATTTCGAGAAAAGAATTCAACGACACGTAGCCGAACGGGACGAACGTTGGACGAGTATTGAAGAAGAAAAATACTTAGGTAATTTGAAGCTCGAAGGTAAAACTGTAGTCGTAGATTGTGTGACACTTTGGCTAACCAATTGGTATTTGGACACAAAGAATAATGTGGAAGAAAGTCTAGAAAAAGGAAAAATTGAGCTAGAGAAACTATTTGCTCAAAAAGCCAATATCATCATTATTTCCAACGAAATAGGAATGGGAATTCATGCACAAACAGAAGTGGGAAGAAAATTCACTGAATTACAAGGATGGATGAATCAATTTATAGCAAAACGAGCAGATAAGGCTATCTTTATGGTTTCGGGTTTACCAATGAAATTGAAGTAA
- a CDS encoding Dph6-related ATP pyrophosphatase: protein MIKSIFNWSGGKDSALALHYILEEKKYDVQALMTTVSDKYDRISMHGVRTSILRAQGEAIGLPIKEIRLPEMSSMEVYDNTMKEVMTELQKEGVTHSIFGDIFLEDLKAYRDEKLAQTGMTGHYPLWKRDTTELVHEFIDLGFKTVVACINSELLDKEFAGRVIDKDFLKDLPKNVDPCGENGEFHTCIVDGPIFKNPLKYELGDVTFREYKAPEKEDDAGYSSHDKSHPKNDKKSGFYFCDIIPVE, encoded by the coding sequence ATGATAAAATCTATATTTAACTGGAGCGGAGGAAAAGACAGTGCCTTAGCATTACACTACATTTTAGAAGAGAAAAAATACGATGTTCAAGCCCTCATGACTACGGTTAGTGATAAGTATGATCGTATTTCAATGCATGGTGTTCGTACCTCAATCCTTAGAGCACAAGGCGAAGCTATCGGATTACCTATCAAAGAAATCAGACTGCCAGAAATGTCTTCTATGGAAGTGTATGACAACACCATGAAAGAGGTAATGACAGAACTTCAGAAAGAAGGAGTGACACATAGTATTTTCGGAGATATTTTCTTGGAAGACCTAAAGGCGTACAGAGATGAAAAACTGGCTCAAACAGGAATGACAGGACATTATCCGCTATGGAAAAGAGATACAACAGAGCTTGTTCATGAGTTCATCGATCTTGGTTTTAAAACTGTAGTTGCTTGTATCAACTCAGAATTGTTGGACAAAGAATTTGCAGGCAGAGTCATTGATAAAGACTTTTTGAAAGACCTTCCTAAAAATGTTGACCCTTGTGGTGAAAACGGAGAATTCCACACTTGTATCGTAGATGGACCAATCTTCAAAAATCCATTGAAATATGAGTTGGGTGATGTGACTTTCAGAGAATACAAAGCTCCCGAAAAAGAAGACGATGCAGGCTACAGTTCTCACGACAAATCTCATCCGAAAAACGATAAAAAATCAGGTTTTTATTTTTGTGATATTATCCCCGTTGAATAA
- a CDS encoding Dph6-related ATP pyrophosphatase, translating to MELISSWSGGKDSCFALMQAVKEGHELKVLLNMMNENGKISRSHGLTPYLLNQQASAINKPLKAVPASWAEYEKNYIKTLQELKAEHDVNAVVFGDIDLEPHREWEEKVCNAASLEALLPLWQQSRKELVFQMIDSGIKAIITSCNTTMGEKFLGREITKELVAELEEMGIDACGENGEYHTVVVDCPLFSKPVELPEYTKVQHQDYCFLQWEK from the coding sequence ATGGAATTAATTAGTTCTTGGAGTGGAGGAAAAGACAGTTGTTTCGCTCTTATGCAAGCAGTTAAAGAAGGGCACGAACTAAAAGTACTTCTAAACATGATGAATGAAAATGGTAAAATTTCTCGTTCGCATGGTCTGACACCTTATCTCCTCAATCAGCAAGCTTCAGCTATCAACAAACCACTTAAAGCAGTTCCAGCCTCTTGGGCAGAATATGAAAAAAATTACATCAAAACGCTTCAAGAACTAAAAGCTGAACATGATGTAAACGCTGTCGTGTTTGGTGATATTGACCTAGAGCCACACAGAGAATGGGAAGAAAAAGTTTGTAATGCCGCATCGCTAGAAGCCCTTTTACCGTTATGGCAACAAAGCCGTAAAGAATTGGTCTTCCAAATGATTGATAGCGGAATAAAAGCCATCATCACCTCTTGTAATACGACGATGGGCGAAAAATTCTTAGGCAGAGAAATCACAAAAGAATTAGTGGCTGAGTTGGAAGAAATGGGAATAGACGCTTGTGGTGAAAATGGAGAATATCATACCGTAGTGGTAGATTGCCCTCTATTTTCAAAACCCGTAGAATTACCAGAATATACCAAAGTACAGCATCAAGATTATTGCTTTTTACAGTGGGAAAAATAA
- a CDS encoding AraC family transcriptional regulator yields the protein MKTESVQRLFEIHVEELSTWEKRPHKHNFFEIVFVEKGSGYQCINEHEFQYQEGNIFLLPPLDCHSFKIEETSRFYFIRFTDHYFQKNGLTDYSAWFDRITYIIANYNKVPGDIISSERERSFIIQNIKSIYQEYLISDTYSEEIISGIMVAILNILARCIEKKYVDKANEMDSRFGEILRFINTNILDYEKLRIPYLADKFGISKTYFSEYFKKQAGLSLADYILKSKLRIVETKVLHTDLSLKEVAYQLNFTDSSHLSRSFKKVYGMTIKEFKNENRCVA from the coding sequence ATGAAGACTGAGTCTGTTCAAAGATTATTTGAAATTCATGTTGAAGAGCTTTCAACTTGGGAGAAAAGACCGCACAAACACAATTTCTTTGAGATCGTGTTTGTAGAAAAAGGGTCGGGCTATCAGTGTATCAATGAACATGAGTTTCAATATCAGGAAGGAAATATATTTTTGCTTCCTCCATTAGATTGTCACTCATTTAAAATAGAAGAGACCTCTCGTTTCTACTTTATCCGATTTACAGATCATTACTTTCAGAAAAATGGACTCACCGATTATTCTGCTTGGTTTGATCGGATTACTTATATCATCGCCAACTACAATAAAGTGCCGGGCGATATCATTTCTTCGGAAAGAGAGCGAAGCTTCATCATTCAGAATATAAAATCCATTTATCAAGAATATTTGATTTCAGATACGTATTCTGAAGAAATTATCTCGGGAATAATGGTGGCTATTCTCAATATTTTGGCAAGGTGTATTGAGAAAAAATATGTGGATAAAGCCAATGAAATGGATAGTCGTTTTGGTGAAATTCTCCGATTTATCAATACAAATATTCTTGATTATGAGAAATTGAGAATCCCATATTTGGCAGATAAGTTTGGCATCTCGAAGACTTATTTCTCAGAGTATTTCAAGAAACAGGCAGGGCTTAGTTTGGCTGACTATATTCTGAAATCCAAACTCAGAATTGTAGAAACAAAAGTTTTACATACCGATTTGTCACTGAAGGAAGTCGCTTACCAACTCAATTTTACGGATAGTAGTCACCTTTCTCGTTCTTTCAAAAAAGTATATGGAATGACGATTAAGGAGTTTAAAAATGAGAATAGATGTGTGGCTTAA
- a CDS encoding B12-binding domain-containing radical SAM protein, translating to MNYEGKVYRPWIEANSLLIQVTLGCSHNTCTFCDMFSDKRFRVRKVEDIFADIEQARKYYPYVPSIFLIDGNVMVLKTATLLKVLNKIKETFPECKKISLYSSFNDLKRKSVEDLKLLKEAGLDMAYIGLESGDRETLERIEKGMTPEEAVEGMANAKAAGIRVLASFIFGMGGKERSKEHIEETVKLLNILQPEEIAPMALAIQPNTKLEQQVESGEFVRATPLQILHEEKYLLENMNFETVYWGDHGNNIAPMRGYFPDLKASFLNRINHEIETNPITKQKVHNTYAW from the coding sequence ATGAATTACGAGGGAAAAGTATACCGCCCTTGGATAGAGGCTAACAGCTTATTGATCCAAGTAACTTTAGGCTGTTCGCACAATACATGTACATTTTGTGACATGTTCTCAGACAAACGATTCCGTGTCAGAAAAGTAGAAGACATATTTGCGGATATCGAACAAGCAAGAAAATACTATCCTTATGTGCCTTCAATCTTCTTGATTGATGGAAACGTAATGGTATTGAAAACAGCTACACTTCTGAAAGTGCTCAACAAAATCAAAGAGACTTTCCCTGAGTGTAAGAAAATTTCTCTTTACAGCAGTTTCAACGACCTTAAGCGCAAATCTGTAGAAGATCTTAAACTTCTGAAAGAAGCTGGATTGGACATGGCTTACATCGGTTTGGAATCTGGAGATAGAGAAACCCTTGAAAGAATTGAAAAAGGCATGACTCCTGAAGAGGCCGTGGAAGGAATGGCTAATGCGAAAGCTGCGGGTATCAGAGTATTGGCATCTTTTATCTTCGGAATGGGAGGAAAAGAACGTTCGAAAGAACATATCGAGGAAACGGTTAAACTATTGAACATCCTTCAACCCGAAGAAATTGCACCAATGGCTTTGGCTATTCAGCCCAACACGAAACTTGAACAACAAGTGGAAAGTGGTGAGTTTGTACGTGCAACACCTCTACAAATTCTTCATGAAGAAAAATATCTTCTTGAAAACATGAATTTTGAGACGGTGTATTGGGGCGATCACGGAAATAATATTGCTCCTATGCGAGGATATTTTCCAGACTTGAAAGCCTCTTTCCTCAATAGAATTAATCATGAAATCGAAACAAACCCAATCACCAAACAAAAAGTACACAATACATATGCTTGGTAA